AAGGCAAAAGCGTTGGCGGCAGTCGGGAGTAAAGCGAGCGCAGCCCTCATACAAACCCTCCCTCCGATCCCAGCGAAGCGGCCCCGGTTCATAGACGGCCTGAGAGGCGCTTCGCGCTAGGCTCAGGCAGCTTCATCGTTTCCGCCGTCCCGGGTTGAGTATACGGCATCCGAAGTCCTATCCCCAGGCGAAGAGCGCCTCATCTTACCGTTGCACCGATCCAGATACTGCCCAGCTCGATCCTGGCGGGGTGCCACAGGCGAAGGAATGCGTCCGAATGCGAGGGCTGCCTTGAACCTGACGAACAGCTTGACCTTCACCCCGGAAAATGAACCGGCGAGCCGTCGCATCTGGACAGCACCTGTCTTGTATTGTACAATACTCCTGTACAAGATAGGTGGTGTGAAATGACGGTCACGACATATTCCGATGCGAGAGCCAAGCTGGCTGCGCTCTGTGATCTTGTTGCCTCCTCCAGGGAGCCGGTGATCATCAAGCGCAGGTCGGCCGAGGACGTGGCCCTGGTCTCTGCTGCGGAGCTCTCCAGCCTTCTGGAGACCGCGCACCTGCTGCGATCTCCGCGAAATGCTCAGAGGCTCCTCGAGGCTCTCCATCGTGCTCTATCGAATGACCTGCCTCCGATGTCGATCGAATCCCTCCGGGAGAAGATCGGTCTTGCCGAAGGATAAGGGGACTCACAAGGCCGGCTGTAACGAACGGCTCGCGATTTTCCATCCCGAGTTCATCGAGGATCTCGAGTACTGGGTGGAGACAGAGCGAAAGGTCGCTCTGAGAACGCTCACGATCGTGCAGGCAGTGCTGCGGGATCCCTTCACCGGGATAGGGAAGCCGGAACCGCTGAAGTACCTGGCCGAAGGTGCATGGTCCCGCAGGCTGACACAGGAGCATAGGGTTGTGTATCTCGTCCGCAAGGAAAGGATCGACTTCCTCCAGTGCCGGTACCATTACTGATCTCATGCAGGTGCGCAGACTGATGGATCTCTGCTTCAGGCCCTTCGATCCCGCTCAGGACAGAACTATCGTCAAGGGCTGGCTGGAATAGACCCTTCGGATCGCAAACGAGGATCCGATAGACATGGAGGGGAATGCAGCAAGCTGCTTCACTGCCGTCGAGCGGACACAAGCAAGGGACCGGCGCTTCAGCTCGGTCCTGGTCGTGGACAGCAGATCCGCAGGCTTCCTCGATGCATTTACGATGCCGAAGAGGCCGGGCTCGGGATTCATGCGGTTCTGCTACGTCATCCCGGAGATGAGGGGAACGGGGGTCTCCTGCAGACTGGTCGAGTACTGCGATGGACTCCTATCCGGGTTCGGGTGCGATGAGATCCTCCTGGACGTGCGTTCGAACAACGCCAGAGCGGTCGGCTTCTATGCCGGGCGTGGATGGGTTGTCCTGGAGCAGAAGGCGGGAGTTGCTCCGGATGTGCCGGAAGCTGGAGAAGCCGACCCATCAGGTCCAGCAGCCTGACTCCTTTTTGCTCAAGATAGTGATCAGCATCGGACAAACCCGGCTTGTCGCGATCACCATCCCGGTAGAGAGACGCTTGTTCCACTCGTCCCAGGGATGTACTTTCCCGGCCTGGACAGGGCATCCGAGCCCAACGGCCGATAGTCCCCATCTAAGCTACGCCCCGATAATGTCATAGACCTCCGCGAGATGCGCCAGATAGGGCATCAGGCTGTTCCAAGAGTCCAGAAGCAGGGGCACCACGCTGATTTCCGCAGACGCGGAAATCAGCTGGCACGTCAGCGGTTCACCAAGGCTCTGGATCTCCAGTTCGGTGAACCGCGAGAGTGCCCGGAGAGTACTTCCTCAGACGAGCCCGAAGGGCTATCAACACTCCCCCTAGCCGAAATCAGCAGGCACGTCGCGCTTATCTCCGAGTCGTCGGAGATGAGCTGATCCGACAGTGGCTGGCCAACAATCGGGACAACTTGAACGGCAAGCCGCGAGAGGGCCCGGAGCGTACTCACCTGCGGCTTCTCCGAGGAGCCGCAGGATACATGCGCCAACGCTGGAATCATGGTCTCTCGCATGTCTCGAATCCTGCGAAGCGGGATGAGTCCGGCGACAGCATGGTTCGCGCAGCGAACCTGCGAAAGCCTACTTTGGGAACAAGCTGTCGACGCCTTCATTTCCGCATCAGCGGAAATGAAGGATTTGCGCCCCTTCGGGATCCGATGCGACATGGCGCCGCCGGGCCTCCGGTGCCCTAGCCGCTCCTGCTCGAGATCAGTTCCCTGAGAGGGATTACGGAGACTCCCCTGTCCAGGGAATACGACCGGGTCCCGGGATAGACGACAGTCAGGGAGTCCAGGGAGAGGTCCTCCGAAGCTATCCTCATGGAGGGTGTCATCTTCGGAGCGTCTGCGAGCTTGAACTCGAAACCCAGCCTCTTCCCGTCCTTCATCGCCAGCAGGTCCAGCTCGGCCCCGTTGTGCGTGGCCCAGAAGAAAACCTCGTCAGGCCCGATGGCGGTGATGACCTCTTCGAGGGCATATCCCTCCCAGGATGCCCCGCACCTGGGATGACGCTGGAGATCGTCCGGTGTCCGTATCCCGAGCATCGCATGGAGCAGCCCCGAATCTGTGAAGTAGATCTTCGGCGACCTGACCTGGCGCTTCGCGAGGTTCTCGTGCCAGGGTTTGAGCTGGCGGATCATGAACGATCCCGTGAGTATGTCGAGATAGCGCCGTACGGTGGGCTCGGATACTCCCATGGCGCGTGCGGGGTCCGCCGCCTTCCAGATCTGCCCGTGATAATGAGCCAGCATGCTCCAGAACCTGAACATCGCCGGAAATGCCAGGCGCACGCCCATCCCCGGAAGGTCCTGTTCGAGGAAGGCCCTGATGAACGACCTTCGCCATAGGAAGGATGCCTTGTTGTCTGAGGCCAGGAAGGATGGCGGGAAGCCGCCCCTCAGCCAGAGGCTGTTCTCCTTCGCGAGCCCGACCTCGGTCAGGCGGAAGGGGGTGATGTCGATGAACTCCGCCCGTCCCGCCAGGGACTCGGAGGATTGCCTCAGGAGCGCCCCGGAGGCGCTTCCAAGGATGAGGAACCTCCGTTTCCTGCTGGATTGGTCGACCAGCACCCTTAGGACGGGGAAGAGGTCCGGCCTGCGCTGGATCTCGTCGATGACCGTGAGTCCCTCCAGCGCGCCGAGTGCGGTGACAGGCTCCTCGAGCCTCGCCATTGAGAGAGGGTCCTCCAGATCGAAGTAGCGCGCGGAGTCGGCATCGACGAACTGTCTTGCCAGGGTCGTCTTGCCGCTCTGCCTGGGCCCGGTCATCACGACGACGGGGCTCCTGCCGAGCGCCTGCCTGATCTCCTCCTCCAGCCTGGGTCGTTGTATCATGCCCGGAATATAGCATGATATCCTAAAGTGCAACCTTCCTTTTTCATGGTCGAATGATCGACCGTCTTGTCAGATCGGGCTCTACTACCGTGAGGATGACGGCAAGATGTCAGATGTCAAGACGAGCACGAACTCGCCGTTCGCGTGCGACGTGATGTCTCAGGGAATCCCGGGCCGATCCATCCTTCCACAGGCGGGCTCGATCCGATGTCAGACGACACCTGCGCCATGTCGCATGCGGAGGAACTCTACGGAGTACGAAGGCTTTCTGGTGATCGATGCCCACCTCCTGTCAGACCCTGTGTCGATTGCCTGCATCGTGTCTGCTGCATTGGAGAGGCTCGGCGACGCTCCTCCCGATCAGCGTCGATCCGCTTCACATCGTTCTTGATCGCGGTTCCGCACTGCGGGAGGCCTGATAGTATATCCGGGCGTGTGGGCCGGGATCGACCCGGTGCCGCCGGATCCATGGCACCGGAGGAGGCGGCGATGACAGGCAGGCTCCCGGGATACTTCGCACTGGACAGGTACTCGATAACGGCCGATGACGTCGTCCGGCTCGCCATGCACTGCGGCCCGTCTGCCATACTGCCTTCCGTGCTGATGACTCCGGTCTGGAGTCTCGACGACTTCCTCGACGCAGCGGATCTGGTCGGTACCGTGACGCCCGATACCGTCTTCACGCTCGAGTACGAGGGCTCCCGTGTGACCCTGATCCGTTCGGGGATAGGAGCCCCGCAGACCAGCGACATGATGCTGGCTCTGGCCTGTACGCCGTGCAC
The window above is part of the Candidatus Fermentibacter sp. genome. Proteins encoded here:
- a CDS encoding type II toxin-antitoxin system prevent-host-death family antitoxin, encoding MTVTTYSDARAKLAALCDLVASSREPVIIKRRSAEDVALVSAAELSSLLETAHLLRSPRNAQRLLEALHRALSNDLPPMSIESLREKIGLAEG
- a CDS encoding Txe/YoeB family addiction module toxin: MPKDKGTHKAGCNERLAIFHPEFIEDLEYWVETERKVALRTLTIVQAVLRDPFTGIGKPEPLKYLAEGAWSRRLTQEHRVVYLVRKERIDFLQCRYHY
- a CDS encoding GNAT family N-acetyltransferase; the protein is MEGNAASCFTAVERTQARDRRFSSVLVVDSRSAGFLDAFTMPKRPGSGFMRFCYVIPEMRGTGVSCRLVEYCDGLLSGFGCDEILLDVRSNNARAVGFYAGRGWVVLEQKAGVAPDVPEAGEADPSGPAA
- a CDS encoding ATP-binding protein; the protein is MIQRPRLEEEIRQALGRSPVVVMTGPRQSGKTTLARQFVDADSARYFDLEDPLSMARLEEPVTALGALEGLTVIDEIQRRPDLFPVLRVLVDQSSRKRRFLILGSASGALLRQSSESLAGRAEFIDITPFRLTEVGLAKENSLWLRGGFPPSFLASDNKASFLWRRSFIRAFLEQDLPGMGVRLAFPAMFRFWSMLAHYHGQIWKAADPARAMGVSEPTVRRYLDILTGSFMIRQLKPWHENLAKRQVRSPKIYFTDSGLLHAMLGIRTPDDLQRHPRCGASWEGYALEEVITAIGPDEVFFWATHNGAELDLLAMKDGKRLGFEFKLADAPKMTPSMRIASEDLSLDSLTVVYPGTRSYSLDRGVSVIPLRELISSRSG